The nucleotide sequence AATTTATGGGCTAAGCGACATTTACTGAAAAATCATTCGTTGATAAAAGAGAAAATGTATTATGACAAATTAGATGACTGTTTAAAAGTTAAGTACCATGGAAAGTTATTTGATTAGGCCAAAATGATATAGTTTTGTACTCGTATTCAACAATTCACTACACTGCACCCGTACGACTTCATTATTCTACCACTTCATTATTCTGTGTACAAATCAAGAGCCtaaatatatacatacaatatATACAACCTATAAAACATCAATTTTAAGTTGCACTAAAATCATGAAAAACAACATAAAAACATAACAGAGCTACACGTATTGACAATTGACAAGTTCGCCTCAAAAACCATGAACCTGTAAACATATGAAAGCAGACTGAATAACTGATCAACCAAAATATCCGGCTAGAAAAGAAACCGAGTCGAATAGATTTTAAAGTTATCTCAAGTATAATCTAAACTTCCACTCATCCtacataactttttttttttttttattaaaaaaaatgttaTACTTTAGCATTATATCAACATACGTTTTTGTCATTCGTGTAAACAAAAACCCAACATTAAATGCAGCCCATGTTCTAACTTATACGGGAATTAATGTAAATATATAGTGAAGGGTGGATAAATGTACCCGTCTAGTATCGTACATATGTATATCATTGTGCTACATGCTGTGTAAAATAAGGATGCCTCAAAGCATCTTCAATGGTCAGACGATCTTCCTGTTGtacaatttataaatattaatgcgTTGACGTTCAAAATAATGAATATAAACAGCTACATAAAATAAATTAACCCGGGCAGGCCTTAATACCAAGCACAACATATTCAGAAACTAATTCAGAATCCTATATCAGTGCCCTACTATATATCTTATTTTTAGTGATAAACTTACTGGATCCCAAACTAACAGTTGGCGTACTAATCTCAGAGCCCAAACATTTGGAAACCTgcttaaagaaaaaaaaaacattgtGTAAGAAGCTATTGTTAGATATATAGAATGAATCTAACTGTTGATTGTAAGTGTGCCAACCCTATTTTCAGAGGATCTCGGCCTTTAATCTGACTTGAAAAAAATTCCTCTGAACATCTCCACGAAGCTGGTGAACCCAAGCTCTGAATTCAAAATGTCATTTGTTAGTAACCAAATTCTAAAAAAACACTTTGAAACAAGAATCAATAAGTACAGGTTGTCAATATCAACCAATTTCCTTGTGGAACGGCTAATTTGGGACTTTGGATTGAAGAAACAAATCAAACGGGTTGAATTACTGAGGTGTTATTTTTATGCATCAGGCATTTATTTGAAgctaattattttttatttttacaaaGAAAACCAATACATTTGGACAAAAAAGTGTTCCAAGACAAACCGACTAGTTTCAACCCTGTACCAAACAAATTATAAAGCTATATTAGCCTTTTTGTCTCATTCCTGCagaaatataccttagatttacaACTACATGAACAAACAAACAGATAGGGTAAATTCGGAAATAAAAGATATAACTAACCTTCCCATTACGCCCCCAACTGAGATGTTTTGAAGAACTGCCGGGAAGCAAAATGCATAACTCCATAAATGACCTTAGTCTGCCACCAGAGCATAAAAACAGGTTTCAATCTTAATAAGGATGTATATAGAAATCAATTATAAACATATCTTATGCTTCATATACACGTGGCAATTTTGATCAAATTATTTAtagagatatataaatataaacaatgcTTTGTTTAATTTAGGAGATTAATGCATCGTATGACTACTTGTAAGCAAGCTCCTTCAATCCTTCATTCCAGCCTTCAAGGTGTTGATCCAAAAGAGCGCGTGTTATGGCATTTATTTGGAACACATTTGGCGATCCTATAATCAACTCCAAGACCACAACGCCAACACTCCACAGATCGTATCTAATATAACGGAAAAAAGTTATAGAATTTTAGTCAAAGGAGCTGGGGAAAAAGGGATTCATTATAGTCTCTACGAATATTTTCACAATAGAAAGATATAAAAATCATACTTGGTAGTAACGCTTGTGGGCCCATGATACCAAGTAGCATTAAGAAAAGCTTCTGGTGGCATATACTCATAAGTTTGTTCATCCCTGATAAAGACAATTAAAGACTACAATGATACGCTTTCTCCACAACACATTGTATCACAAATTATAACTAACATGCAACAGGTTTCTCAGTTATAACTATAACATCATTAACATCAGAGTAGTAAAAAAAAGGTTTAAAAAAAGTGATTATGAATAATACCGAGAAGGTCCAGCAGCCCCATATAAATGCTTTACGGTGAATTCATCCATTGCACTACCGAAGTCAATAATGCGCCTGTTGAGTACACAGAAAAGAAGAAAAATGGATTATATAAGCATTGCATGATAAAAAAAAAGGTAACGCCTTGTAGCATTTTACACTGTAAGACATGCAAGGCATCTAATACAAGTACTAAGTGTATCTATAGAAGTTTGCAACTagtaaacagaaaaaaatatatatcttgGAGTAAGTATTAGATCATCGAATATGATCAGATTACGATGATCATCTTGCATTCAGCACCAAAGAAATTTAATGACTCGGAAAATACATTTTAGTGCTATAAGTCTCGTTTCCGCTTGGGCGTCCTTTTAAACATCTACCAGAATCCTCCTGATCTTCAAAGCAAACAATCATGTTCTCTAGCAGCAAGAAAGATAAAACAtaagtatttaaagtaattaatgcACATCAATTGGAAcgaaaatgatattataataaatgcAATGTCACTAACACAACTCCAAGATACATAATTATGAAAAGACCGATTCAGGATAGATAAAAGTATCTATTTTGGTTCAAGTTTGTTGTAATCTTCTTTAGTTAAATCGTTTTACCAGTTATATAATGAAGAAACAGGACTCTATAGATGAAGACAAGAAACATATATAAATTGCATTTCTGCTTAAAAGATTATGTCCTCACCAGGTTTAATATCCCTGTGAGTGATGTTACGGTCGTGACAGGCCTTCAATGCCATTAACTGATTATACAAGAAAATTATCAACACGTTAGATTGGTCAATAAATTTGAAAGTGCCAACTAGGAAGTGATAAAAAGCTGAAGCTTGCAATTAGATAACTAAATAGTCACCAAGAGACTTTCGACCCGTTAACTGCCAAACACATTTGACACGTGTTTGTTTAGACCCAAAAAGTTCAATTTACTCATTTGAACCATCAAATATTACACAATTGTTGATCTGACCCAAACATTAGCAAAAGGGTCGAATTTCCACCTCTAATGATTAGAAAATAAAGTTGTAGAGAATATTAGCAAACAAACCAATTGCCATATAAGATTCCGCATTTCCTCTTGGCCCGCTTTTGTCGTCTTCAACCAGTGCCACCATTTTGAAGGATGAAGTATACGAACATGTTTCATGTGATCATCATTTGTTGTTCCCATGTCATCTGATGTATACAACAGTTTTGATAACGATATACCTTCATGACGAAACACAAGCCAGATCTCATTTGACCTTGACTCAAAAGACTCGATATATCTTGCAATATGCTCAAGACCTTTTTCATAAACAACCCTTTGTTGTCTTTCCCTTTTTAGCGATGTATCTAATTCCAAAGCAGATGAGCCCTTTACTGACACTGTAACTCTCATATATGCCGAAGCGTTCAGAAATAGTTCACCAAAATATTTTTCTCGTAGACCACTTAGGTAGACCATATTGCCCTTTTCTACCTGTTACAGTCCATCATATGTCATTATTGCGAcaccatatatataaattatacaagGGAGGAAAaagagaaataaataaataaaaatgaagagTTTACAGTCCATCATATGTCATTATTGCGAAAACATATAAATATTTTTCTCGTAGACAACTTAgtgataaaaaataaataaaataactggCTTACCATTATACGTTTCAAAATGAAAATTTTATCACTAGGAAAACCAGAACCAAAGTCGGTTTCGGATGTGTGTCTTTTCGAAGTTCTATCGTCACCGCCAATATGAGTCGTATTAAATGGAAAAGTATCGTTTTTCACACTCCTATCCGAATCATTGGCTCGTTGAAGATAATTCCAATGAAAAGCCACCCAAACTTCTCCATATGACCCACGATCAAATCTCTTTTTCAGTATATACCTAAAAGCAATAATAGAGAGAATCAACTGCAAACTACTAACAAgtataagtattaagtattaattaAGTATATAATGTAAAAGAAAATAAGAATAGAAAAAGATTATTAAGTAGACACCTTGTGTTAGGAGTGGTGGGCCCATGAAATTCGTGATCGTGTTCAACATTCGGTGCAGGGAGTGACTCTAAAAAACCCAGAAAACTTGCAAGACCCTCGGGATTAATGCATTGATCTCTATCACCACCACTAGACCTCCCAAAGTGTAAGCACATCATCTGGTCCCGGTATAAATTTAATGCCCCGCCTTCATTTACATAAAAAGCCAGAAAACTAATTATTTTATCCAAAGTTAAAGTTCAGTTACAGAAAGTGCATTTACGTAAGaggtggcaatttcaacccattaaTGGGTTGATTTGGTTGTCTAACATCGTAGTGTTTGTTCAATTATttagattatcattgtaacaatatTGTTCTTGATTCATCACAAGCATGTTATTTATTATAAACAAAGTTTAGAAAAGGACACAAGTATTTCTAGGTGGACCCACTCTCACGTTTCAATGTGATAAAAAATAACCTGTTTCAACCCAAACACGCTTTGACCTGCGAAAAAAAAAACTCTTTCAACACAAACAAGTTTTGAACTGTTACCCAACCCATTCTTGTCACTTTTGATTTAAACATATCCATCTGTGTATAGTCATAACGCCCTCAGAAACTGAAAATAAGAAGTTAAGCATTCAATGATCAAAGGAACTACACTAAACTAACCATAACTGCAATCATCAATGGAACAAAACTAACCATAACTATGATCAAGCATGTCAGGTAAGGCCTGCTGTGAGCCATATATGGAGTCCTGTTCATCCTTTGAAATCCAGAATGTGTAGTCATCCTCATTGAGGCTCTCGGATAGATAGAACGATCTATAAGTATCGTGTTTTCCTTCGACCTAGTTGAAAAGTATTAAAGCCAATATCATAAATTCAACCATTCGGGGTTCATTGACTCCAAATATGATACTACGAAATGATAGTTTCTCTAACATAAAACGTTCTTGTTGCCGAATAGTTTTCCCATACACTGGTGTAATTGTTGCAttccaattaataataataacaataagtaacttgaaaaaaaataaaaaagaattcCCATACACTCAGCTTGATATGATAGCATCAGTATAATATAGTAGTGATTACATGTACCAAATATTCATCATAGTGTAATTTATCTATCGAAACATGAAGATAATACTACGCCTTTTATATAAATGGCCAGAAAACCAAATCTCTATTAGCATTTAAGAAATATTAATTTCCAAATCTTCAACCAATAGCATGGCAATTAAAAGAGGGATAATAGcagaataaattaataaataatagaACGCGAGATATCAAATGATTCATGACAGCTATAGCATGGAGATGAACTAATAGCAAATAACAGAAAAGTTGACCTTACCAATAAACGCCCAAACTTATCGACCACTGAATCAGCATCCTCCAAATCTATAATTTCAAAATTATTGCCATTAACAAATAACAGTAACAAATTCATTGTGATATAAGCAGCTACACGGTAAACAAAAACTGACACAGATAAAATATAAAATGTGaaacataatatatatttataacacaTACAGGTGCAATTTCGACTGGTTTACTTATGATTTAGTCAATCTGTTATCTCTACCATGTCAAACGGATAAAACATAACAGTTTCAAAGGATTTGGATCATAAAGGTTGAAAGTCCCCTGACGTATTTTTTTTCTCAATTCATAAACCCTAAACCttccaaattgggtataaaatagtACAATTTCATTATCATATATTTGACATGCCAGATTAAATTtcatgcaggatttaaaacccatgaaaatttgattttaccattttcatggcgtctcaatttaatttttttaaaaattttttcctacttattggccggaggtccactcggaagcaatctctctatccgtcgaatagagagagggatgactttctctacttttgagagtgttttcactctgggtggagaaatgacttgtctttattctcggataggggaaggattgtctacatctcacctcccccatacaccacttatgtggtattgggttttgttgttgttgttgttgttgttgtatatttgTTAAAATAGAAATTGGACATGAAGTGTTCCGGGTCAAACAAACCAAAATTTTTACCCGTGTTGACCTGCTACCCAACCCGCTCATTTGGACACTTCTAGTTACACACAAAGTTCCCACTTCAATAATAGAAGGAAGAATAAAATAGCAAATCAAGTTACATAGTTTGGAAAATTAAAGATATGAATCTATCATGGCACAAAAGAGAGATAATACTATAGTTACCAGACTGTTCATCCACATAATTCTGCAATCTGACTTCACCGGATCGTTCATTACGCAGAGCTTCTGGTCCAAACGGGACCACAACAGCAGCCACATTATCCATGCTTCCTTTTTCAAGAGCAGTGTCAACAATGCAATCGGCTAACGAGTATGAACATGAAGAACTGTATTCTAATTCTAGAGGGGCATTAGCATGCAGTTCCCAGAACAGATCACAGACATCCTGTGGGCCCAGCTTTTCATGAACACCATCAGAAGCAGCTACCAAATAACTATCATTAGCTGTCAGTGGTATCCAATCTGTCACCTCAGGAACTGATATAACGCCAAAACTGATGATAGTATGACACAGTAAGATTCATATAAGCAATAGCCTTTTCTATAtaacattaaaaattaaaaataataataataataactaagaaTTCCAGCTTAAACAATTATAAAATACCATTTAACTAAAATTATTAGAGAAAAATTACGAATAAAGTTAAAAAAGGTTTCATCTGACTTCTGTTCTAAGTAACATCTTTTATTATCATGCACTGATAGGATTCAACTTTAAATAAATTGATTTACAAACCATGTAAAAAATAGTCATCATGGTCAAATTTGTCACCACGTCATCATTTAGACCAGACAAGTAGGTAAACGGGCCAAATAATCTAAAGATCTTTCAAGGTTGTTTTATCACCATATCTTAAACTTTGGTTACCTACTTATGAGTCAAAACAAATGGTTATACAACACAAAAAAGGACCAAATGTCACCTTTTAAAGGACACATCACCAATAGCTCGTGAAACAGCCAAATGTCCATTGACTCGGGATACACCACCCCACTCAAAAACGTGACCTCCAGCTGACTCTATTCGAGACCTTTCATCAACCCTGTCCGGATGGTGATCTTTGGTCAATTCTTTGGCAGAAAAATGAAGTAAACCATCAGAAGCTGCAAGTTTAAAGTTTCCATAATCCTTCATACGTACTGAACCACTATCACGTCTTCTATTTCTGTATAATCTCACCAAAGTAGCTTCCATTTACAAAAACAGATTATCAGCCTTTCTGATTTCCATACTAAGGGTAAGTTGCATAAGAATTATCGAAGATTCGCCTGATTTCTATTTTCAGTAACCATCTTTGTTCACTCATAAAAAAGTAAACAACTTTCAGAAGTATGATATAACATCGCAAAGTATCAAAAAGTTTTGATATAAGGTAATCTGACCAGATTGGATTTTTTTTTAGTGGCATTTGATAAACAATTAGCTAAATTTACCATGGATGAAAAAGTGAAAAAATGTTTGAGCATTTACTGAGTGAAATTAAAATGGTTAGCCAAAACAGAAATCTGACCAACCTTCGCTAGCTTTTGATTTACCATTAACCTTTAGCCTCGGGAGGAGACAAGAACATCTCAGAGCATACGAAAGCCTTCGTGTCTCCAACATTGGCGGCTAGAATTTGACTGTCTACTATTAGTATAACTGTTGCTGTGGAGCCAGAGTCGAAATTGTATCTAGATGCCTCCTTTAATAAGCAGAGTAAAACCATGAAACCGACAATAAAGAGTTCGCGTgcgcgcgcgcgcgcacacacacacacacatatatatagagagagagagagaaaaaaaatgcAAAAGAAAGAATAGATAAACAATAAACTATCACTCACCTTACAAAATGCTTTATCAATATCATCGATCGCCATCAAGAGAGATTCCTTAAGAATTTCCAAGTGGAAAGCTCCATCAAATACGGTTGACAACGTAAACTTAATCCTGCGACATGTTAAAAAAACTTGTTAGCTGAGTAAAAAGTATAATATAAAAGAGCTTTTGATTATTTACTAGGGATATCTAAAGTCTATACTGGGAGCTATAAACAGTGGCTTTGTTAACTTCTATTTATACCTAATAAAAAACATCTATTTAAGGTGTGTGTGGAAAAAAAACCATAACAAACGATCATAAAAATATCAACGTTCATGTCTTTCAAGACTCGAGAACATAATAAGTATAAACAAATGAGGAAGCCCAATAAGGAGGAAGAGTCAACGCATATAGTTTTTTGTCAGTAATAGAATAAATAATTACTAAATTCCTACAAAAGTACATTGAAAAGGTATATAGTTATTTTTTGTTCATTTGAAAATATATGAGAATAACATTTACCTTCCTTatcctaaaataaaataaaatgacttaTGGCTGAATGATTGAAGAAGACATACGGTGTACTAACGTAACAAAGGTAATCAAGACGCCAATTTAATTATAAAATCGAGCATAAAGATCCTATCAAACCTAATCACTAcctaaatgatatatcaatatatCAACCTAATGACATTCCACCCCAACGCTACTATGGGCATGACAAATCAATAACGGAAGAGAATGATAGATAGATAAATTATTTGAGAGAAAAGACCTTCCGATATGAAGCACGTAATCACCCAATTTCTCATCCCAACCAAACATTTGAGATGTAAAATCCTGTCCTGCCTTGTATGGTAGCATTGCCATTGATATCTTGGATAAAAGAGAAAACGTGGTATCAAGAAGAAAATAAGTATGCAACAGAAAATAATCCAATAACAGCTTCGAAGCCATTTCACTAGCTTCTGCACCATTATGTCCATCAAAAACTGCCACAATGCCAACTGATGATTCTCTAATGCCGTTCCGACCTGCACCAATATGAGAACTCAACTATAAGAAGTGCATCTGTGGGAGTATCAGAAACTTAACGGCTGCAACTCTATATCATCTTATGCCAACTACAAGCCTCCTATTGTAGACTGTTGATGTTTTCTGTAGTTCCACAATTTCATTCACCTCCCAAAAttcgagagaaaaaaaaaaaaaaaaaaagcaaaggtAAAACAGCATAGTAATCAAAGGGTCAAATGTTCATTCTTCTTAGTGTGGTGTTATTGCTTCATCAGTAAATATATCATATTTTGCCAATTCGATTCATCTTTATTTATGTTATTAAGTTCTTTATCCTAAATTTAACATTTGATTCATATATCATATATGCAACTCTTCATTTAACCTAATAGTATAAACTTAATAACTTTAATTTTAACAGGTATAAACTTAATAACTTGATCTACAGTAACATTGCATACGCACGCATACAGTTACACAAATTAGAAGGCAACTACAGATTGATACATATTTACCTGGAAATGGAATTCGGATATCGAGAGTACAGAAAGTGCGATCTTCAAGCGATTTCCGCCGGCCTTGACGTGTTGCCGATTGACATCTACCGGAATTAGATATTGTACGAGATTCGTGTTTAGGTAACCTCCATCTAGGGCATTTTGGTGACTGAAACACCGCCGGTGCACCGCCTTCTTTATAAACAGCTAAACATGTTGATGATTCGCATGTAGTTCGTGTGATGATACAAATTAAAAAACCTAATACTGATAGAATTATGAAATTGTGAGTGTTCATAGGTTTTATTTGTAATTGAAAGAAGAAAAGAGCGGGTAATTGGAAATCGGGTAAGGATCGTTGATGGTTTGAATAAGTAACGAATTTAATGATCAGACGTGTTTGGATATGTTCAGCCGGTGGATGGTGGGTGAATTTAGTTTTTTTCCTTCCTTttgttttatttttcttttaacttttttcttttattttatttattttaatacggAGTATTTTAATTTAAggatttatatttaatttaattatttaagaaTTGTATTCTCTATAAGAGAAAATTAAATATTTACGTTAACATCATAAATTTTTTCAACAGAGGTGTTTGGAGTTGTGTTTTGATGTTGATTATTTGATTATCTAGTTTTAAAGTCGTAAATAATTAAATAACAGTGTTTGGTAAGTTATACTTAAAAATCAATTAACCACGTTTTCTCAAGATTAAATCGTGATTTTGAAAAAGTGAGGTGGGTGTCACTGCAGCAAAACGCCGTTTTTAGCTTTTGATTTTCTTCTGGCCTTTTCTCAAAATACCCCTGTGAAACTTGTGCGGATAAAAGGACTTCAATGCAAAATGACATGCTCCTTTCCGAATTCCATTTTCCAGTGCACAATACTGGTTCCCAGAGTCAATATTATCAATCTACCTCATGTTTGACATGTCATGTCATACGTATTACTGACTCAGtggctgtgacgacccgaaaattttcgaccaaatttaaacttgattttaatatgaaatcgacataataagcaaagtctgtaatgttgaagactCAAAAACttcgaactgtgttcatgtatacatttgacatcTGAttaaccccgacgattcacgaacctatatatatatatatatatatatatatatatatattaacacatataattgtaatcgaacaattttatatataattagtgatttaaatattatcataatacattatgtgtttcattaatagcttaatatttattttataattgtaaccagaaatgtaaatataaataattatataggtaaataattatattaaatatattaatgaactattaagtaatttaatttttatgaaagataactttaaataactaaagtttgttattttgaatatatatagtatattgtatataaatggatCAAACAGAATttgccaacgttatcaaaatattaaatgtataatgttatactttgaggttaattgtttaatatatataattaattatctacttaacatttaaaacataattgtatatatagcagtatatatatatatatatatatatatatatatatatata is from Rutidosis leptorrhynchoides isolate AG116_Rl617_1_P2 chromosome 10, CSIRO_AGI_Rlap_v1, whole genome shotgun sequence and encodes:
- the LOC139873638 gene encoding uncharacterized protein isoform X2 encodes the protein MLETRRLSYALRCSCLLPRLKVNATLVRLYRNRRRDSGSVRMKDYGNFKLAASDGLLHFSAKELTKDHHPDRVDERSRIESAGGHVFEWGGVSRVNGHLAVSRAIGDVSFKSFGVISVPEVTDWIPLTANDSYLVAASDGVHEKLGPQDVCDLFWELHANAPLELEYSSSCSYSLADCIVDTALEKGSMDNVAAVVVPFGPEALRNERSGEVRLQNYVDEQSDLEDADSVVDKFGRLLVEGKHDTYRSFYLSESLNEDDYTFWISKDEQDSIYGSQQALPDMLDHSYGGALNLYRDQMMCLHFGRSSGGDRDQCINPEGLASFLGFLESLPAPNVEHDHEFHGPTTPNTRYILKKRFDRGSYGEVWVAFHWNYLQRANDSDRSVKNDTFPFNTTHIGGDDRTSKRHTSETDFGSGFPSDKIFILKRIMVEKGNMVYLSGLREKYFGELFLNASAYMRVTVSVKGSSALELDTSLKRERQQRVVYEKGLEHIARYIESFESRSNEIWLVFRHEGISLSKLLYTSDDMGTTNDDHMKHVRILHPSKWWHWLKTTKAGQEEMRNLIWQLLMALKACHDRNITHRDIKPENMIVCFEDQEDSGRCLKGRPSGNETYSTKMRIIDFGSAMDEFTVKHLYGAAGPSRDEQTYEYMPPEAFLNATWYHGPTSVTTKYDLWSVGVVVLELIIGSPNVFQINAITRALLDQHLEGWNEGLKELAYKLRSFMELCILLPGSSSKHLSWGRNGKSLGSPASWRCSEEFFSSQIKGRDPLKIGFPNVWALRLVRQLLVWDPEDRLTIEDALRHPYFTQHVAQ
- the LOC139873638 gene encoding uncharacterized protein isoform X1 gives rise to the protein MNTHNFIILSVLGFLICIITRTTCESSTCLAVYKEGGAPAVFQSPKCPRWRLPKHESRTISNSGRCQSATRQGRRKSLEDRTFCTLDIRIPFPGRNGIRESSVGIVAVFDGHNGAEASEMASKLLLDYFLLHTYFLLDTTFSLLSKISMAMLPYKAGQDFTSQMFGWDEKLGDYVLHIGRIKFTLSTVFDGAFHLEILKESLLMAIDDIDKAFCKEASRYNFDSGSTATVILIVDSQILAANVGDTKAFVCSEMFLSPPEAKATLVRLYRNRRRDSGSVRMKDYGNFKLAASDGLLHFSAKELTKDHHPDRVDERSRIESAGGHVFEWGGVSRVNGHLAVSRAIGDVSFKSFGVISVPEVTDWIPLTANDSYLVAASDGVHEKLGPQDVCDLFWELHANAPLELEYSSSCSYSLADCIVDTALEKGSMDNVAAVVVPFGPEALRNERSGEVRLQNYVDEQSDLEDADSVVDKFGRLLVEGKHDTYRSFYLSESLNEDDYTFWISKDEQDSIYGSQQALPDMLDHSYGGALNLYRDQMMCLHFGRSSGGDRDQCINPEGLASFLGFLESLPAPNVEHDHEFHGPTTPNTRYILKKRFDRGSYGEVWVAFHWNYLQRANDSDRSVKNDTFPFNTTHIGGDDRTSKRHTSETDFGSGFPSDKIFILKRIMVEKGNMVYLSGLREKYFGELFLNASAYMRVTVSVKGSSALELDTSLKRERQQRVVYEKGLEHIARYIESFESRSNEIWLVFRHEGISLSKLLYTSDDMGTTNDDHMKHVRILHPSKWWHWLKTTKAGQEEMRNLIWQLLMALKACHDRNITHRDIKPENMIVCFEDQEDSGRCLKGRPSGNETYSTKMRIIDFGSAMDEFTVKHLYGAAGPSRDEQTYEYMPPEAFLNATWYHGPTSVTTKYDLWSVGVVVLELIIGSPNVFQINAITRALLDQHLEGWNEGLKELAYKLRSFMELCILLPGSSSKHLSWGRNGKSLGSPASWRCSEEFFSSQIKGRDPLKIGFPNVWALRLVRQLLVWDPEDRLTIEDALRHPYFTQHVAQ